One Pantoea eucalypti genomic region harbors:
- the dtd gene encoding D-aminoacyl-tRNA deacylase: protein MIALIQRVQRASVSVDQEVTGEIGAGLLVLLGVEKGDDNARAERLAERVLGYRIFSDEQGKMNLSVRQAGGSVLVVSQFTLAADTQKGMRPSFSGGAEPAEAERLYEYFSDCCRQQGITTANGRFAADMQVSLVNDGPVTFWLQV, encoded by the coding sequence ATGATTGCATTGATTCAGCGCGTGCAGCGCGCCAGCGTCAGCGTCGATCAGGAAGTGACCGGTGAAATTGGCGCGGGTTTACTGGTTCTGCTGGGCGTAGAAAAAGGCGATGACAACGCGCGAGCGGAACGTCTCGCAGAACGTGTACTGGGCTATCGCATCTTTAGCGATGAGCAGGGCAAGATGAACCTGAGTGTCCGCCAGGCGGGCGGAAGTGTGCTGGTGGTGTCGCAGTTTACGCTGGCCGCGGATACGCAAAAAGGGATGCGCCCCTCGTTTTCGGGTGGCGCTGAACCTGCTGAAGCCGAACGTCTGTATGAATACTTCAGCGACTGCTGTCGCCAGCAGGGGATTACTACGGCGAATGGCCGTTTTGCTGCAGATATGCAGGTCTCGCTGGTGAATGATGGTCCTGTGACGTTCTGGTTGCAGGTGTGA
- the fabY gene encoding fatty acid biosynthesis protein FabY → MYHLRVPQTAEELDIYYQFRWEMLRKPLRQPQGSERDAWDALAHHQMVVDEQGNPVAIGRLYINADNEAAIRFMAVHPSVQGKGLGTLMAMTLESVARQEGAKRVTCSAREDAVAFFAKLGYVNQGEITAPQTTPVRHFLMIKPVVTLDDILHRADWCGQLQQAWYDHIPLSEKMGVRILQFTGQKFITTMPEAGNQNPHQTLFAGSLFSLATLTGWGLIWLLLRERHLGGTIILADAHIRYSHPISGRPGAIADLGSLSGDLDRLARGRKARVQLEVELFGDDECGAVFEGVYIVLPADPDGPLEEGGSGARIN, encoded by the coding sequence ATGTATCACCTTCGCGTGCCACAGACGGCGGAAGAGCTGGATATCTATTATCAGTTCCGCTGGGAGATGTTACGTAAACCTCTGCGTCAACCGCAGGGGTCAGAACGTGACGCCTGGGATGCCCTGGCACATCATCAGATGGTGGTTGATGAACAGGGAAATCCGGTCGCTATCGGCCGTCTCTACATTAATGCCGACAATGAGGCTGCTATCCGCTTCATGGCCGTTCATCCTTCGGTGCAGGGTAAAGGGCTGGGAACGCTAATGGCGATGACGCTGGAGTCGGTAGCGCGTCAGGAAGGAGCTAAACGGGTAACCTGTAGTGCCCGCGAAGATGCTGTCGCATTCTTCGCTAAGCTCGGCTACGTCAACCAGGGCGAGATTACCGCGCCCCAGACGACGCCGGTTCGCCACTTTCTGATGATCAAGCCTGTCGTTACGCTCGATGATATCCTGCATCGTGCCGACTGGTGCGGACAGCTGCAGCAGGCCTGGTATGATCATATTCCGCTCAGCGAGAAGATGGGTGTCCGTATTCTGCAGTTTACCGGGCAGAAATTTATCACCACCATGCCGGAAGCGGGAAATCAGAATCCACATCAGACGTTGTTTGCTGGCAGTCTGTTCTCGCTGGCCACGCTGACCGGCTGGGGATTGATCTGGTTACTGCTGCGCGAGCGCCATCTGGGCGGCACCATTATTCTGGCGGATGCGCACATTCGCTACAGCCACCCGATTAGTGGCCGGCCTGGCGCGATTGCTGACCTCGGCTCATTAAGCGGCGATCTCGACCGTCTGGCGCGCGGACGTAAAGCACGTGTGCAGCTTGAAGTTGAGCTTTTTGGCGACGATGAGTGTGGCGCTGTGTTTGAGGGGGTCTATATTGTTCTGCCTGCCGATCCTGACGGGCCGCTGGAAGAGGGCGGTTCCGGCGCACGTATCAACTAA
- a CDS encoding virulence factor BrkB family protein, which translates to MMSRKFRPRLHAFWLWLRLLWKRIDEDGMTTQAGNLAYVSLLALVPLIAVVFALFAAFPVFSDISVQLKQFVFNNLMPAAGNTLQRYLEQFVANVNRMTAVGAVGLIVTALLLMHSVDTALNTIWRSNKKRPMVYSFAVYWMILTLGPLLAGASLAISSYLLSLRWINATGVTSLVDQMLRIFPLLLSWFAFWLLYSIVPTQRVPPRDALIGALVAGALFELGKKGFALYVTMFPSYQLIYGVLAVIPILFLWVYWTWCIVLLGAEITVALADYRQLKQQHQQEEQREET; encoded by the coding sequence ATGATGTCACGTAAATTTCGCCCCAGGCTGCATGCGTTCTGGTTGTGGCTCAGGCTGTTATGGAAACGCATTGATGAGGATGGCATGACGACCCAGGCCGGTAATCTGGCTTATGTCTCATTACTGGCGTTAGTGCCGCTTATTGCAGTGGTCTTTGCCCTGTTTGCGGCGTTTCCGGTTTTCTCTGACATCAGCGTGCAGTTAAAACAGTTTGTCTTCAACAATCTGATGCCTGCTGCAGGTAACACGTTGCAACGCTATCTTGAACAGTTTGTTGCTAACGTAAACCGGATGACGGCGGTCGGGGCAGTCGGTCTTATCGTGACCGCCTTACTGCTGATGCATTCGGTCGATACGGCGTTAAACACCATCTGGCGCAGCAACAAAAAGCGACCGATGGTTTACTCCTTTGCCGTCTACTGGATGATCCTGACGCTCGGTCCGCTGCTGGCCGGTGCCAGCCTGGCAATCAGCTCTTATCTGCTTTCCCTGCGCTGGATTAATGCCACTGGCGTAACCAGTCTGGTCGATCAGATGCTGCGCATTTTCCCGCTTCTGCTGTCGTGGTTCGCCTTCTGGTTACTCTACAGCATTGTTCCCACTCAACGGGTGCCACCGCGTGATGCGCTGATTGGCGCGCTCGTTGCCGGGGCGTTGTTTGAGCTGGGTAAAAAGGGCTTTGCGCTCTATGTTACTATGTTCCCTTCATATCAGTTGATCTACGGCGTACTGGCCGTGATCCCCATTCTGTTTCTCTGGGTCTACTGGACCTGGTGTATTGTGTTGCTGGGCGCTGAAATAACCGTCGCGTTAGCTGACTATCGGCAGTTGAAGCAGCAACACCAACAAGAAGAGCAACGCGAGGAAACATGA